A genomic stretch from Streptomyces venezuelae ATCC 10712 includes:
- a CDS encoding type II toxin-antitoxin system VapB family antitoxin encodes MAKVNITLDAELVVEVMVLAGIGNPQDAVEAVVRDYIARGHRTEARTASRDEAGRTGEMLPPEPPQG; translated from the coding sequence ATGGCCAAGGTGAACATCACGCTCGACGCCGAGCTCGTCGTGGAAGTCATGGTGCTGGCGGGGATCGGGAACCCCCAGGACGCGGTCGAGGCCGTCGTCCGCGACTACATCGCGCGCGGACACCGCACCGAGGCCCGAACCGCCAGCCGCGACGAGGCCGGACGCACCGGCGAGATGCTCCCGCCGGAACCCCCGCAGGGCTGA
- a CDS encoding ADP-ribosylglycohydrolase family protein, whose amino-acid sequence MGLTHGELADRVLGGWTGRIAGNMLGKPVEQGEHWTRERIDAYLRLTDALPLTDYLPPPPPGASGFVLRPEWERCVRGGVDGSCRDDDVDWSILGLHLLETYGFGFSTEQVGQEWLLRLPYLQTFTAERVAYRNLANGLRPPLTATYDNPYQEWIGALIRADVYGWTSPGDPRRAASLARRDAVLSHTGNGVYGAMWAAALIAAAFTAPDVRSALETSLERIPASCRLARTVRDTIALHEAGLDRDATLTTQAERTAGLGWIHTVPNAAVLTAGLLYGEGDFTRTIALTVRGGLDTDSNGATAGSVAGVMCGAAAIPPRWKEPLRDRVDSAVFGFGGARIGELAERTVRLAEETGPPPAGS is encoded by the coding sequence ATGGGTCTCACGCACGGCGAACTCGCGGACCGCGTCCTGGGCGGCTGGACGGGCCGGATCGCCGGGAACATGCTGGGCAAGCCCGTCGAGCAGGGGGAGCACTGGACGCGGGAGCGCATCGACGCCTATCTGCGCCTGACGGACGCGCTGCCGCTCACGGACTATCTGCCTCCGCCGCCGCCCGGCGCCTCGGGTTTCGTGCTGCGGCCCGAGTGGGAGCGGTGCGTGCGCGGCGGTGTCGACGGCAGCTGCCGGGACGACGACGTCGACTGGTCGATCCTCGGGCTGCATCTCCTTGAGACGTACGGCTTCGGCTTCTCGACCGAGCAGGTGGGCCAGGAGTGGCTGCTGCGGCTGCCGTACCTGCAGACCTTCACGGCCGAGCGGGTCGCCTACCGGAACCTCGCGAACGGGCTGCGACCGCCGCTGACGGCCACGTACGACAATCCGTACCAGGAGTGGATCGGTGCGCTGATCAGGGCCGACGTGTACGGGTGGACCTCGCCCGGCGATCCGCGCCGGGCCGCCTCGCTGGCCCGCAGGGACGCGGTGCTCTCGCACACGGGGAACGGGGTGTACGGGGCGATGTGGGCGGCGGCGCTGATCGCGGCGGCCTTCACCGCGCCGGACGTGCGGTCCGCGCTGGAGACGTCCCTGGAGCGGATTCCGGCGAGCTGCCGGCTCGCCAGGACCGTCCGGGACACGATCGCGCTGCACGAGGCGGGCCTCGACCGGGACGCGACGCTGACCACGCAGGCCGAGCGGACGGCGGGGCTCGGCTGGATCCACACCGTCCCCAACGCGGCCGTGCTGACCGCCGGACTCCTGTACGGGGAGGGCGACTTCACCCGCACGATCGCGCTGACCGTGCGGGGCGGCCTGGACACCGACTCCAACGGCGCGACGGCCGGTTCGGTGGCGGGGGTGATGTGCGGGGCCGCCGCGATTCCGCCGCGGTGGAAGGAGCCGCTGCGGGACCGGGTGGACAGCGCGGTGTTCGGCTTCGGCGGGGCCCGGATCGGCGAACTGGCCGAACGGACCGTGCGGTTGGCCGAGGAGACGGGCCCTCCCCCGGCCGGCTCCTAG
- a CDS encoding BCCT family transporter codes for MSTEPVGRTPQEQQERRERDAPDGKVIGIGMAAVVAVVAWAALGEESFDSASSSALRWVLANFAWLFVVAADTFLVLCVVIALSRFGRIRLGADDSEPEFTNLAWIAMMFSAGMGIGLMFYGVGEPLTHFLSPPPASGVPAGTGPAARTALEYSFFHWTLTPWAIYGIAGLALAYAGFRKGRGNRLSSAFVPLMGARRADSWPGKAIDLLAVFATVFGTATSLGLGALQVAEGLNLTMDVENSTATQLVIIVSLSAAFVLSAFSGLHKGVKWLSTLNIVLAACLMLFVFLLGPTVYVLDTIPAAVGGYLHELLPMASRTGAFTDRDWLGAWTIFYWAWWLSWAPFVGTFIARISRGRTIREFLVGVLLVPSGATVVWFCVMGGTAIRLESTGAADLATAVKDGAEASLFAMLEALPIGTVTSVIAMILVMTYFVTSADSASLVMGSLTSRGSLHPPTWLVVAWGVLMAAVAAALLVVGGLNSLQTATILVALPFVVVMLALCWALLKELREDPGAGPARHHALHGLGDAVRALVGEAITEQGGSRHHRLRRAAKARTDPEPPEGTPPG; via the coding sequence ATGAGCACGGAACCGGTCGGTCGGACCCCCCAGGAACAGCAGGAGCGGCGGGAACGGGACGCGCCCGACGGCAAGGTCATCGGGATCGGGATGGCGGCGGTCGTCGCCGTGGTGGCCTGGGCGGCTCTCGGTGAGGAGTCCTTCGACAGTGCCTCGTCTTCGGCCCTGCGGTGGGTGCTCGCCAACTTCGCCTGGCTGTTCGTGGTGGCCGCGGACACCTTCCTGGTGCTGTGCGTGGTGATCGCGCTGAGCCGGTTCGGCCGGATCCGGCTGGGCGCGGACGACTCGGAGCCGGAGTTCACGAACCTGGCGTGGATCGCGATGATGTTCAGCGCCGGCATGGGCATCGGTCTGATGTTCTACGGGGTCGGGGAGCCGCTCACGCACTTCCTGAGCCCTCCCCCGGCGAGCGGGGTCCCGGCGGGGACGGGTCCGGCGGCCCGTACGGCGTTGGAGTACTCGTTCTTCCACTGGACGCTGACCCCGTGGGCGATCTACGGCATCGCGGGTCTCGCCCTCGCGTACGCGGGTTTCCGCAAGGGTCGAGGGAACCGGCTGAGCTCGGCGTTCGTGCCGTTGATGGGGGCGCGCCGGGCGGATTCCTGGCCGGGCAAGGCGATCGATCTGCTCGCGGTGTTCGCGACGGTGTTCGGTACGGCGACGAGTCTGGGGCTGGGGGCGCTCCAGGTCGCCGAGGGGCTGAACCTGACGATGGACGTGGAGAACTCGACGGCCACGCAGCTGGTGATCATCGTGTCGCTGTCGGCGGCGTTCGTCCTGTCGGCGTTTTCGGGCCTCCACAAGGGCGTGAAGTGGCTGTCCACGCTGAACATCGTCCTCGCGGCCTGTCTGATGCTGTTCGTCTTCCTGCTGGGGCCGACGGTCTACGTCCTGGACACGATCCCGGCCGCGGTCGGCGGCTATCTGCACGAGCTGCTGCCGATGGCGAGCCGGACGGGGGCCTTCACGGACCGTGACTGGCTGGGGGCCTGGACGATCTTCTACTGGGCGTGGTGGCTGTCCTGGGCGCCGTTCGTCGGCACCTTCATCGCCCGGATCTCGCGCGGGCGGACGATCAGGGAGTTCCTGGTGGGTGTGCTGCTCGTGCCGTCGGGCGCGACGGTGGTGTGGTTCTGTGTGATGGGCGGTACGGCGATCCGGCTGGAGTCGACGGGCGCGGCGGACCTGGCCACGGCAGTGAAGGACGGGGCGGAGGCCTCGCTGTTCGCGATGCTGGAGGCGCTGCCGATCGGCACGGTGACCTCGGTGATCGCCATGATCCTGGTGATGACGTACTTCGTGACCAGCGCGGATTCGGCCTCGCTGGTGATGGGCTCGCTGACCAGCCGGGGTTCGCTGCACCCGCCGACGTGGCTGGTGGTGGCCTGGGGCGTGCTGATGGCCGCGGTGGCGGCGGCGCTGCTCGTGGTGGGCGGTCTGAACTCGCTCCAGACGGCGACGATCCTGGTGGCACTGCCGTTCGTGGTGGTGATGCTGGCGCTGTGCTGGGCGCTTCTGAAGGAGCTGCGGGAGGATCCGGGGGCGGGTCCGGCCCGGCACCACGCCCTGCACGGGCTTGGGGACGCGGTGCGGGCGCTGGTCGGCGAGGCGATCACCGAGCAGGGCGGGTCACGGCACCATCGGCTGCGCCGGGCGGCGAAGGCCCGCACGGACCCGGAGCCGCCGGAGGGCACCCCGCCGGGCTGA
- a CDS encoding glycerate kinase, giving the protein MTDGAATQVAHVLVAADKFKGSLTAVQVAERVTAGLRRVVPDLTVETLPVADGGDGTVAAAVAAGFERREVQVTGPLGEPVTAAFALRDGTAVVEMAEASGLQLLPPGVFAPLTATTYGSGELLRAALDAGATTLVFGVGGSATTDGGAGMLAALGARFLDASGEPVGPGGAPLADLATADLSGLDPRFASVDLILASDVDNPLTGPKGAPAVYGPQKGATPDDVRTLDAALAHFATVLEKAVGPRAAEAAVAPGAGGAGGIGYGALILGASFRPGIELMLEVLGFAPALARATLVITGEGSLDEQTLHGKAPAGVAAAARAAGKEVVAVCGRLALPPEALGAAGIRRAYPLTALEPDPTKSMPNAGPLLEEVAANIARDFLQ; this is encoded by the coding sequence GTGACGGACGGGGCAGCAACTCAGGTCGCACACGTGCTCGTGGCGGCCGACAAGTTCAAGGGCTCGCTCACGGCCGTACAGGTCGCGGAGCGGGTCACAGCAGGACTGCGACGGGTCGTCCCGGACCTCACGGTGGAGACGCTCCCCGTCGCGGACGGCGGCGACGGCACCGTCGCGGCGGCCGTCGCGGCCGGATTCGAACGACGCGAGGTCCAGGTGACCGGACCCCTCGGCGAACCGGTCACCGCGGCGTTCGCGCTGCGCGACGGCACCGCGGTCGTCGAGATGGCGGAGGCCTCCGGCCTCCAGCTCCTCCCGCCCGGCGTGTTCGCCCCCCTCACCGCGACCACGTACGGCTCCGGAGAGCTCCTCCGCGCCGCGCTCGACGCCGGCGCGACCACCCTCGTCTTCGGCGTCGGCGGCAGCGCCACCACCGACGGCGGCGCCGGCATGCTCGCCGCACTCGGCGCGCGTTTCCTCGACGCGTCCGGGGAACCGGTGGGCCCCGGCGGCGCGCCCCTCGCCGACCTCGCCACGGCCGACCTCAGCGGGCTCGACCCCCGCTTCGCCTCGGTCGACCTGATCCTCGCGAGCGACGTCGACAACCCGCTCACCGGGCCCAAGGGCGCCCCCGCCGTCTACGGCCCGCAGAAGGGCGCCACCCCGGACGACGTCCGGACCCTCGACGCGGCCCTCGCCCACTTCGCCACCGTCCTGGAGAAGGCCGTCGGCCCCCGGGCCGCCGAGGCGGCGGTCGCCCCCGGCGCCGGCGGCGCGGGCGGCATCGGCTACGGCGCGCTCATCCTCGGCGCGAGCTTCCGTCCCGGCATCGAGCTGATGCTGGAGGTCCTCGGCTTCGCCCCCGCCCTGGCCCGGGCGACCCTGGTCATCACCGGCGAGGGCTCCCTCGACGAGCAGACCCTCCACGGGAAGGCGCCCGCGGGGGTCGCGGCGGCGGCGCGTGCGGCCGGCAAGGAGGTCGTCGCGGTCTGCGGCCGCCTGGCCCTTCCGCCGGAGGCCCTGGGCGCGGCGGGCATCCGCCGCGCGTACCCCCTGACGGCCCTGGAGCCGGACCCCACCAAGTCCATGCCCAACGCGGGCCCCCTCCTGGAAGAAGTAGCCGCCAACATCGCCAGGGACTTCCTCCAGTAG
- a CDS encoding PucR family transcriptional regulator, with product MGRRRRRTGDDWKVLAQACTALLERVPELVDEHLRELHAYEPAYGRILPYDQHWQEAREAMRIGIEMISAPRNSPRRDLEHADEMGRRRAAQGMPLELVVHAYRHAGHLVWDALIEGAGTDTAQLAALMQSATTVWSAVDAQADTASEAYRTTELELRRRTDEQLQALLDALLQGQRSPELVSRAAAGLDLPEQGRYAVVVLRYDRREEREPFHRQVQGEGVRFLWRMGADCELGVVALAGDTGLDALSELLDGRCPGPGGISPVVVGLTELGRARRLAELALRTCPPGSREIVRLDRRMAGALVVAQPEMAGLLVSDVLGGLLELDPADRAVLLETLDAWLECEGSAGRAAGRLYCHRNTVFNRLRRLEQLTARSLSRPRDLTEMTLALDAFRLTRPA from the coding sequence ATGGGACGGCGCAGACGGCGGACCGGTGACGACTGGAAGGTGCTCGCACAGGCGTGCACCGCGCTTCTGGAACGGGTACCGGAGCTGGTCGACGAGCATCTGAGGGAACTCCACGCGTACGAGCCCGCCTACGGGCGGATCCTGCCGTACGACCAGCACTGGCAGGAGGCCCGCGAGGCGATGCGGATCGGGATCGAAATGATCTCCGCGCCGCGGAACTCGCCCCGGCGCGACCTGGAACACGCCGACGAGATGGGCCGGCGGCGGGCCGCGCAGGGCATGCCGCTCGAACTCGTCGTCCACGCCTACCGGCACGCCGGACACCTGGTGTGGGACGCGCTGATCGAAGGCGCGGGAACGGACACGGCGCAGCTCGCGGCGCTGATGCAGTCGGCGACGACGGTGTGGTCGGCGGTGGACGCGCAGGCCGACACGGCGTCGGAGGCGTACCGGACGACCGAGCTCGAACTGCGCCGGCGCACCGACGAACAGCTCCAGGCACTCCTCGACGCGCTGCTCCAAGGCCAGCGCTCACCGGAACTGGTGTCCAGGGCCGCGGCCGGCCTCGACCTGCCCGAGCAGGGGCGGTACGCGGTGGTGGTACTGCGCTACGACCGGCGGGAGGAACGGGAACCGTTCCACCGGCAGGTGCAGGGCGAAGGCGTGCGGTTCCTGTGGCGGATGGGCGCGGACTGCGAACTGGGCGTGGTGGCGCTCGCCGGCGACACCGGACTCGACGCGCTGTCCGAACTCCTCGACGGGCGGTGCCCGGGGCCCGGCGGGATCAGCCCCGTCGTGGTCGGCCTGACCGAACTGGGCCGCGCGCGGCGGCTCGCGGAACTCGCCCTGCGGACCTGCCCGCCGGGCAGCCGCGAGATCGTCCGGCTCGACCGGCGGATGGCCGGCGCGCTGGTCGTCGCCCAGCCGGAGATGGCCGGCCTGCTGGTCTCCGACGTCCTCGGCGGACTCCTCGAGCTCGACCCGGCCGACCGGGCGGTGCTGCTGGAGACGCTAGACGCGTGGCTGGAGTGCGAGGGGTCGGCGGGGCGGGCGGCCGGGCGGCTGTACTGCCACCGGAATACGGTGTTCAACCGGCTGCGGCGGTTGGAGCAGCTGACGGCGAGGTCGCTGTCGCGACCACGGGACCTCACGGAGATGACCCTGGCACTCGACGCCTTCCGCTTGACGCGCCCGGCGTAG
- a CDS encoding ABC transporter ATP-binding protein produces the protein MGGTAPALEVTDLTAGYGPVRALRQVSLTVPAGEIVTVLGANGAGKSTLLRAVSRTLRFHGGAVVSGTVRRDGRPLDGLPPDRVVAAGVSQVPEGRQVFARMTVEDNLRAGALGSRGGRAAKAAALRRVHELFPVLAERARQPAGLLSGGEQQMLAVGRALMAAPDLLLLDEPSLGLAPLMAARIADAVREINAQGTAVLLVEQNAALALRLASRAYVLEVGEVTLSGPAAELAASDEVRRRYLGVVDEEAAADAARADAAHPVLSRWEETR, from the coding sequence ATGGGAGGTACCGCACCCGCCCTTGAGGTGACGGACCTGACGGCGGGATACGGGCCGGTACGGGCGCTGCGGCAGGTGTCGCTGACGGTCCCTGCGGGCGAGATCGTCACCGTCCTCGGAGCCAATGGCGCCGGCAAGTCGACGCTGTTGCGGGCCGTTTCGCGCACGCTGCGGTTCCACGGCGGCGCCGTGGTCTCCGGCACGGTGCGCCGGGACGGCCGGCCGCTCGACGGGCTGCCGCCCGACCGGGTCGTCGCGGCGGGCGTCTCCCAGGTGCCGGAGGGGCGTCAGGTCTTCGCGCGGATGACGGTGGAGGACAACTTGCGGGCGGGGGCGCTCGGCAGCCGCGGGGGGCGGGCGGCGAAGGCCGCCGCGCTCCGCCGGGTCCACGAGCTGTTCCCGGTGCTCGCCGAGCGCGCCCGGCAGCCCGCCGGGCTGCTCTCGGGCGGCGAGCAGCAGATGCTGGCGGTGGGCCGTGCGCTGATGGCCGCGCCGGATCTGCTGCTCCTGGACGAGCCGTCGCTGGGCCTGGCTCCGCTGATGGCGGCCCGGATCGCCGACGCGGTCCGGGAGATCAACGCCCAGGGCACGGCGGTGCTGCTCGTCGAGCAGAACGCGGCGCTCGCCCTGCGGCTGGCCTCGCGCGCGTACGTCCTGGAGGTCGGCGAGGTCACCCTGTCCGGCCCGGCCGCCGAACTCGCGGCCTCCGACGAGGTGCGCCGCCGCTATCTGGGTGTCGTGGACGAGGAGGCGGCCGCCGACGCGGCTCGCGCCGACGCCGCGCACCCGGTCCTGTCCCGCTGGGAGGAGACGAGATGA
- a CDS encoding ABC transporter ATP-binding protein: MTTPPPPGGPEREPTRGPGPATPPPPGSPEPQPAGEPTRQPSREPVPDGAPPPGPQAPTTPSAPPLALEVRGLTVRFAGLTALDGVGFTVRPGTVHALIGPNGAGKSTCFNVLSGVYRATEGSVRLGPHELTALSPHRIADLGVGRIFQNLALPPRATVEDSLMLGRHRLTRTGFVAAGLRLPSAAREEARHRARVREIAAFVGLERQLDRPAGSLPYGQQKLAELARALCMEPKLLLLDEPVAGMTADERRRTASVIAGVRDGLGISVLLVEHDMGLVMRLADSVTVLDFGRRIADGAPADVQNDPAVVRAYLGEESAA, encoded by the coding sequence ATGACGACGCCACCCCCGCCCGGGGGCCCCGAACGGGAGCCCACCCGTGGGCCCGGCCCCGCGACGCCACCCCCGCCCGGGAGCCCCGAACCGCAGCCCGCCGGTGAGCCCACCCGTCAGCCCAGCCGCGAGCCGGTACCCGACGGCGCCCCACCCCCCGGCCCCCAAGCGCCCACCACCCCCTCCGCCCCACCGCTCGCCCTCGAAGTCCGTGGTCTCACCGTCCGGTTCGCCGGGCTCACCGCCCTCGACGGTGTCGGCTTCACCGTCCGTCCCGGTACCGTGCACGCCCTCATCGGTCCCAACGGCGCGGGCAAGTCCACCTGCTTCAACGTCCTCTCCGGCGTCTACCGCGCCACCGAGGGCTCCGTCCGTCTCGGTCCGCACGAGCTGACCGCGCTGTCCCCGCACCGGATCGCGGACCTCGGCGTCGGCCGGATCTTCCAGAACCTGGCCCTGCCGCCCCGCGCCACCGTCGAGGACAGCCTGATGCTCGGCCGGCACCGGCTGACCCGCACCGGTTTCGTCGCCGCCGGGCTCCGGCTCCCCTCGGCGGCCCGGGAGGAGGCGCGCCACCGTGCCAGGGTCCGGGAGATCGCTGCCTTCGTCGGCCTTGAGCGGCAGCTCGACCGGCCGGCGGGCTCGCTCCCGTACGGGCAGCAGAAGCTCGCCGAACTGGCCCGCGCCCTCTGCATGGAGCCGAAGCTGCTGCTGCTCGACGAGCCGGTCGCCGGGATGACCGCCGACGAGCGGCGCCGCACCGCCTCGGTCATCGCGGGCGTCCGCGACGGCCTCGGCATCTCGGTGCTCCTCGTCGAGCACGACATGGGCCTGGTGATGCGCCTCGCCGACTCCGTCACCGTCCTCGACTTCGGCCGCCGGATCGCCGACGGCGCCCCCGCCGACGTGCAGAACGACCCGGCGGTCGTCCGCGCCTATCTCGGAGAGGAGTCCGCCGCGTGA
- a CDS encoding branched-chain amino acid ABC transporter permease has protein sequence MSTFAEFLINGISLGSIYALIALGFVVIFRATEVVNFAHASLLLAGGYVTAVLHDEIGFWPALLAGVAGAAVVGAAVEFLVMRRHRGSDHSVLAIVTIGVDILLATELTRRIGTDILALGDPWGDAVVTVGGVTIAETRIAALLAAALLITAFLLAFRYTSWGVAMRAAAENQETAALMGIRLGRVSLGAWAVAGGLAAVAALFLTVFPTPGLERATSLAALKAFPAAILGGLDSTTGALVGGLLVGVTESLATGYQGDLAFLGRGIGDLAPYLVMVAVLLIRPAGLFGTKELARV, from the coding sequence GTGAGCACCTTCGCCGAGTTCCTGATCAACGGCATCTCCCTGGGCTCGATCTACGCCCTCATCGCCCTCGGCTTCGTGGTCATCTTCCGGGCCACGGAGGTCGTCAACTTCGCCCACGCGTCGCTCCTCCTGGCCGGCGGCTACGTCACGGCCGTGCTCCACGACGAGATCGGCTTCTGGCCCGCGCTGCTCGCCGGCGTCGCGGGCGCGGCGGTGGTCGGCGCGGCCGTCGAGTTCCTGGTGATGCGGCGGCACCGGGGGAGCGACCACAGTGTCCTCGCCATCGTCACCATCGGCGTCGACATCCTCCTCGCCACCGAGCTGACCCGCCGGATCGGCACCGACATCCTGGCCCTCGGCGACCCCTGGGGCGACGCCGTCGTCACCGTCGGCGGGGTCACGATCGCGGAGACCCGGATCGCCGCGCTGCTCGCGGCGGCCCTCCTCATCACGGCGTTCCTGCTGGCCTTCCGGTACACGTCCTGGGGCGTCGCCATGCGGGCCGCCGCCGAGAACCAGGAGACGGCCGCGCTCATGGGCATCCGGCTGGGTCGGGTCTCCCTCGGCGCCTGGGCGGTCGCGGGCGGCCTCGCCGCCGTGGCCGCGCTCTTCCTGACCGTCTTCCCGACCCCGGGTCTGGAGCGGGCCACCTCGCTCGCGGCGCTCAAGGCCTTTCCCGCCGCCATCCTCGGCGGCCTCGACTCCACCACGGGCGCCCTCGTCGGCGGCCTTCTGGTCGGCGTCACCGAGTCCCTCGCCACCGGCTACCAGGGCGACCTGGCGTTCCTCGGCCGGGGGATCGGTGACCTGGCCCCGTATCTCGTCATGGTCGCGGTGCTCCTGATCCGCCCGGCCGGACTCTTCGGCACGAAGGAGCTCGCCCGTGTCTGA
- a CDS encoding ABC transporter substrate-binding protein has product MTHRRQAVRGLAAALAALVALTAAGCSSKAKTGDGKQTGAGGVKTGEGVTDKTISLGALTDMTGVYATLGKSVTQAQQLYVKQVNAAGGICGRQLELTVRDHGYDPQKALAAYTELEPKVVGYAQFIGSPFVAAVKPRVDGQDKALVLPQAWSASLLGSPYIRVLGATYDVETINAVDFLVKEKGLKSGDKLGHVYFEGDYGENALKGSKHAAGKAGLTVVEQKIKPTDNDMSAQVAALKQAGVKGIVISAGPRQAASLVGVAAATGLRVPVVGNNSAFAPQLLGTQAGPALEKMYWFASPSLPIGADTPTAKKLVADYRAAYPSDALDNGIVAGWTAASVFGEALKKACAEKDLTRAGVDKALLTMTSYDAGFGMTHDLGDPKAPSSRESVIIQPDKSVPGGMRTVRPPFVSDAAKTYTP; this is encoded by the coding sequence ATGACCCACCGACGACAGGCCGTGCGGGGCCTGGCCGCCGCGCTCGCCGCACTGGTCGCCCTCACCGCCGCCGGATGCAGCTCCAAGGCCAAGACCGGCGACGGCAAGCAGACCGGGGCGGGCGGGGTGAAGACCGGCGAGGGCGTCACCGACAAGACGATCTCGCTCGGCGCCCTCACCGACATGACCGGCGTGTACGCCACCCTCGGCAAGAGCGTCACCCAGGCCCAGCAGCTGTACGTGAAGCAGGTCAACGCCGCCGGCGGGATCTGCGGCCGACAGCTGGAGCTGACGGTCCGCGACCACGGCTACGACCCGCAGAAGGCCCTCGCCGCCTACACGGAGCTGGAGCCGAAGGTCGTCGGATACGCCCAGTTCATCGGTTCCCCGTTCGTCGCCGCCGTCAAGCCCCGGGTCGACGGCCAGGACAAGGCCCTCGTCCTCCCGCAGGCCTGGTCGGCCTCCCTGCTCGGCTCCCCGTACATCCGCGTCCTGGGCGCCACGTACGACGTCGAGACCATCAACGCCGTCGACTTCCTGGTCAAGGAGAAGGGCCTGAAGTCGGGCGACAAGCTCGGCCACGTCTACTTCGAGGGCGACTACGGCGAGAACGCGCTCAAGGGCTCGAAGCACGCGGCGGGGAAGGCGGGTCTGACCGTCGTCGAGCAGAAGATCAAGCCCACCGACAACGACATGTCGGCGCAGGTCGCGGCGCTCAAGCAGGCCGGCGTCAAGGGCATCGTCATCAGCGCGGGCCCGCGCCAGGCCGCCTCCCTCGTCGGCGTCGCCGCCGCCACCGGCCTCCGCGTCCCGGTCGTCGGCAACAACTCCGCCTTCGCCCCGCAGCTCCTCGGCACCCAGGCCGGTCCCGCCCTGGAGAAGATGTACTGGTTCGCCTCCCCGAGCCTGCCCATCGGCGCGGACACCCCGACCGCGAAGAAGCTCGTCGCGGACTACCGGGCCGCCTACCCGAGCGACGCCCTGGACAACGGCATCGTGGCCGGCTGGACCGCGGCGAGCGTCTTCGGCGAGGCCCTGAAGAAGGCCTGCGCGGAGAAGGACCTCACCCGGGCCGGCGTCGACAAGGCGCTCCTGACGATGACCTCGTACGACGCCGGCTTCGGGATGACCCACGACCTCGGCGACCCCAAGGCCCCGTCGTCGCGTGAGTCCGTGATCATCCAGCCGGACAAGAGCGTCCCGGGCGGCATGCGCACGGTCCGCCCGCCGTTCGTCTCGGACGCGGCGAAGACCTACACGCCCTGA
- a CDS encoding NAD-dependent epimerase/dehydratase family protein — MRVLVAGATGAVGRQLVPRLQAAGHEVVGLSRRGPVPVDVLDAGAVRRAVAEAAPDVVVHQLTDLGSADGAANNRVRVEGTRNLVDAARSAGVRRIVAQSISWAYAPGDGPADESVPLDPTEEAPRSRIVAGVRALESAVAELPEAVVLRYGVLYGPGTWYAPGGPVAAALAGDPAARFLGSTAADASVSSFVHVADAADAAVRALTWPPGAYNVVDDEPAPGHDWLPVLAAALGVPAPRRSEGRAPWARGALNARARGLGWAPVRPSWRTGFADQGTG; from the coding sequence ATGCGTGTACTGGTAGCGGGCGCCACGGGCGCCGTCGGTCGTCAGCTCGTGCCACGCCTCCAGGCGGCCGGGCACGAGGTCGTGGGACTGTCCCGGCGCGGGCCCGTGCCCGTGGACGTGCTGGACGCCGGGGCGGTGCGCCGGGCGGTGGCCGAGGCCGCGCCGGACGTGGTGGTCCACCAGCTGACGGACCTGGGGTCGGCCGACGGGGCCGCGAACAACCGCGTACGGGTCGAGGGCACCCGGAACCTGGTGGACGCGGCGCGGAGCGCCGGCGTCCGGCGGATCGTCGCACAGTCGATCAGCTGGGCGTACGCCCCCGGGGACGGGCCCGCGGACGAGTCCGTGCCGCTCGACCCGACCGAGGAGGCGCCCAGGTCGCGGATCGTCGCGGGGGTGCGGGCCCTGGAGTCCGCGGTCGCCGAGCTCCCGGAGGCCGTCGTCCTGCGGTACGGCGTCCTGTACGGCCCCGGCACCTGGTACGCCCCGGGGGGCCCGGTGGCCGCCGCGCTCGCCGGGGACCCGGCCGCCCGGTTCCTCGGGAGCACCGCGGCCGACGCCTCGGTGAGCTCCTTCGTGCACGTCGCCGATGCCGCCGACGCGGCCGTACGGGCCCTGACCTGGCCCCCGGGCGCGTACAACGTGGTGGACGACGAGCCCGCGCCCGGTCACGACTGGCTGCCGGTCCTCGCGGCGGCGCTGGGGGTCCCGGCGCCCCGCCGCAGCGAGGGCCGGGCGCCCTGGGCGCGGGGCGCGCTGAACGCGCGGGCGCGCGGGCTGGGCTGGGCCCCGGTCCGGCCGTCCTGGCGGACGGGCTTCGCGGACCAGGGCACCGGCTGA